The following are from one region of the Nicotiana tomentosiformis chromosome 7, ASM39032v3, whole genome shotgun sequence genome:
- the LOC117275272 gene encoding LOB domain-containing protein 22-like, with amino-acid sequence MNADMLMFVGACAACKHQRKKCDANCQLAPYFPSNRSEDFPNVYRLFGVNNTIKLLNSVADDQKEKTAETLIFEGKVWKENPVYGCLGIERKLRAEIEAYEKELEMVRKQISFCKEMAILQMQRQQLEEQLDRSSLALVSPFDVHYHDKKIEAIFMSDTKIFYGYKYDSTLDEVANVECNAIQDADFDHPAFVEPESGRVDEFKDCEIEAISITGEEEIADLQ; translated from the exons ATGAATGCAGATATGCTCATGTTTGTTGGTGCATGTGCGGCATGTAAACACCAAAGGAAAAAATGTGACGCAAATTGCCAATTAGCTCCTTATTTTCCTTCTAATAGAAGTGAAGATTTTCCAAATGTTTATCGACTTTTCGGAGTAAATAACACCATAAAATTGCTTAATTCCGTTGCTGATGATCAGAAGGAAAAAACTGCTGAGACACTAATCTTTGAGGGTAAGGTTTGGAAGGAAAATCCTGTGTATGGCTGTCTTGGCATTGAAAGAAAACTGAGGGCAGAAATTGAAGCATATGAAAAGGAGCTTGAAATGGTACGAAAACAAATTTCTTTTTGTAAAGAAATGGCCATATTGCAAATGCAAAGACAACAATTAGAAGAGCAACTCGATCGATCTTCCTTGGCTTTGGTTTCTCCATTTGATGTTCATTACCATGACAAG AAAATTGAAGCAATTTTTATGAGTGATACTAAAATCTTTTATGGATACAAGTATGATTCAACTTTGGATGAAGTTGCAAATGTTGAGTGTAATGCAATTCAAGATGCAGATTTTGATCATCCTGCTTTTGTAGAGCCGGAAAGCGGCAG GGTTGATGAATTCAAGGATTGTGAAATAGAAGCAATTTCTATTACAGGTGAAGAGGAAATAGCGGATTTGCAATGA